A region of the Methylobacterium nodulans ORS 2060 genome:
TCAAGGCGGGCTCGGTCAACCGGGGGCAGACCGACCAGGCGGCAATCGTCCGCGGCGAGCCGCAGCCTCACGATCTCTCCAAGGGCTACGCGCTGTACCGCATCGGCGATGCCGTCGCGGGCCGCAACATCCATGCGGCCATCTACGACGCCTTGCGTCTCTGCAAGGACCTCTGAAACCGCTTAAGGCCCCGTCGCGGACGCTCAGCACCGGCCGCGACCGGGCGGCCCATCGAGAATCGGCAACCCGACCATGAGCTACGCATTCACCGGCTTGGTTTGGGCGATGGCCGCCCTGGCGCTGGTTCAGGGACTTCGCCGCTCGGCGTTGTGGCGCCTCGGAGCCGCCGCGCCAGTCGATTGGCTGTCGGGCATCGCCAAGCTGCCCCGCCGCTATCTCGTCGACGTCCACCACGTGGTGGCACGGGATCCCTACGCGTCCCGGATGCATGCCGTCGTTGCGGGCGGTCTCATCGCCGCCTCCGTCCTGACGGCCTTCGCCCTGCTTCCGCCGCTTGCCGGATTCCGGCCCTACTGGGCTCTCGTCGCCCTCGCTTTCGCCGTGAGCGCCGCCGGCGCGCTCCTGGTGGGCGCGCGCCGCTATCCGCACCGCCCGAAACGTCTTTCCGGCGGCAGGTTCCAATACCTCCCTGTCCTGCTCCTTGCCTATACGATCGGCGGCACCGTCACGGCTCTCCTGCTGGCGTTCGATCTTGCCGGAATCCCGGTTCTTGCCTTGCCGCTCGCGCTCGCCGCGATCGGTGGTCTTGGCCTCGCCTTCGAAGTCCGCCGCGGCCCGATGCGGCATGCGGTGGCGGGCGCGCTCCATCTCGTTGCTCATCCACGGCCCGGCCGTTTCGAGGGGCGTCCCGATACCGCGCTGCAGCCGCTCGATCTCACAGCGCCACGGCTCGGCTCGGAAATGCCGGCCGATTTCACCTGGAACCGGCTTCTGTCCTTCGACGCCTGTGTCCAGTGCGGCCGCTGCGAGACGGCCTGCCCGGCCTTCGCGGCCGGCCAGCCGCTCAATCCGAAGAAGCTGATCCAGGATCTCGTCGCTGGCCTCTCGCCCGCCGATCCAGCCTATGCCGGCAGTCCCTACCCGGGGGTCGATGAGGGTCCGTGTCCAGGCTCGGGCGGTCCGCTCGTACGCCTCGTCGGTTCCGATGCCCAAATCCATCCGGACACGCTCTGGTCCTGCACGACTTGCCGGGCCTGCGTCGAAGAATGCCCGATGATGATCGAGCACGTCGATGCGATCGTCTCCCTGCGGCGTCATCAGACCCTTGAGCTCGGGGCGTTGCCGGAGAAGGCGGTGGCTCCGATCGCGGAGCTCCGCGCGGCGGGTGATGCCGGCGGACGGCCCTTGGCCGCACGCACCGATTTCGCGGCGGGCCTCGACCTGCCGGTGATGGCCGATCGCGGCAGCGCGGACGTGCTTCTCTGGCTCGGCGAGGGGGCCTACGACCTGCGCTACGGCCGTACCCTTCGGGCGCTCGTGAAGCTCCTGCGCCAGGCGGGCGTCGACTTCGCCGTCCTCGGTGCGGAGGAGTGCGACACCGGCGATCTCGCGCGGCGCCTCGGCGACGAGGCCACATTCCAGGATCTGGCGCGCAGAAATACGGCGACACTCGCCCGCTACCGCTTCTCGAAGATCGTGACGGCGGACCCGCATGTGCTGCACGCGCTACGGAACGAATATCCGCATTTCGGGGCACGCTATGAGGTCGTGCACCACACGGCATTCCTGCTCGAACTCGTCAGGCAGGGGAAACTCGTCCCGGGACGCCTCAGCGACCTGTCCGTGACCTATCACGATCCCTGCTACCTCGGTCGCTACAACGGCGAGACCGAAGCCCCGCGCAACCTCCTCGACACGATCGGTGTCGAGCGGGTCGAGATGGCCCGCCATGGGCGACGCTCGATGTGTTGCGGCGGCGGCGGCGGAGCACCGGTCAGCGATGTCCAGGGAGAGCGCCGGATCCCGGATCTGCGCATGGCTCAGGCGGCCGAGACGGGCGCGGGCGTCGTCGCGGTGGCCTGCCCGACCTGTACGGCGATGCTCGAGGGCGTGACCGACCGCAAGGCGGAGATCCGCGACGTTGCCGAGCTGCTGCTCGCTGCGGTGGAGGCACGCTCCTGATGCGCATTCGTCGCAATCCACGCGCAGAGCGCGAGGCAGCCGCCGTCTCGGGGAGCCCTCGCGCCCGGTTCGATTTTGGCAGGCGCGGCAGCGGAGGCCGCCTGCGCCGCGACCCGCGGCAGGAGCTGGCGACACAATCCGTCCGGAGCGGGCCGCGCCTCCGGCTGGATCGCTCGCAACGGTTCCTGTCCGGCAATCCGGGGGCGAATCCGGTCGATCGTCCCGAAGGCCCGAACAGGCCTGAGATCGTTCTGGTCGAGAGGCCGGCCTTCCTCGTCGGTGTGGTTCCGGATGCACCGGGCGGCCGACTCTCGGCGCTCGACCGGCAAACGATCGGAGCGGCTCGCCTTCTTGCTGGTCGCGACGGTGCCGTCGTTGTTTTCGCTCCTCCGGACTGCGAGCCCTGCGGAGCTCTGGGGGCGGACCGGCTGCTCCGGCTTCCGGAATGTCGGGCTGCCCACGACCCCGATGCGATCGTCTCCGCGATCCATGCGGCGGTGCAGGGACTCAATCCCCGGCATGTGCTGTTTCCGGAAACGGTCGACGGTGGGGATCGCGCACGCCGGTTGGCCGTGGTCTCGGGCGAATCTCTCTTCACGGACGCAGAGCTCGTCTCGGCGTCCAGCCTGCTGAGAGCGGCCCGCGGCCGGCGCGTCGAGCAGCGTTGTGCTCCCGCGCGCCTGATCACGGTCGCGGCGGATGCGGTCGCCGAATATTCGGGCCCGCCGCGCGAAGCGCGCGAAATCGCCGACGGTTTTCCGATGGCAAACATGCCGGGAGATGGCGGCGTGATCACGTCGCAGCGCATCCCGGCGGATCCCGCGACCGTACCGCTCGGGCTCGCCGACTTCGTCGCGGCGGTCGGAAACGGCGTCACCGATCTGGCGACGTTCCGGCGGCTCGCGGAAGCCTTGCGCGCGACGCCCGGCGCGAGCCGCGTCATGTGCGATGCCGGCCTGATGCCCCGGCACAGTCAGGTCGGTGCCTCCGGCACCGTTCTGACCGCGACCTGCTATTTCGCCCTCGGCATCTCGGGAGCACCGCAGCACCTTCAGGGTGTCGCCGGGTGCGAACACGTCGTCGCCGTCAATACCGACCTGCATGCGGCCATGATCGAGCGGGCCGGGCTCGCCATCGTTCAGGATGCGCAGCGCGTGATGCCCGCGCTCCTGGCGGCCTTGGCACAGGACAATGGAGGCGCGGCATGAAGGTCGCCGTTCTGCTGTCGTCGGGTCTGCACCCCGTGTCCGGGGCGCCTGTGGTTCCGAAGACAGAGGCCCAGGCCATCCGAATGGGTCAGACGCTCGGGGAAGCCTACGGATTGCATGCGGGCCCGAGTGCCGATGCCGTGTCGGATGCATTGGGGCACGGATTGGCTTTTGTCGAGCATGTCGAGACCCCGCGAGATGCCGACCCGGTGCCGTTTCTGATCGGCCGCCTGTCCGCCGCGCCGCCGGATGTCGTGCTGACCGGGCGCAGGAGCCAGGGCGGCGAAGAAACCGGCCTCGTGCCTTATGTGCTGGCGAGAGCGCTGTCCATGACGCTCGTCTCCGACGTCGTGTCAGTGAGTTCGGGCGCCACTCCCGGCACGCTCACGGTCGATCAAAGCCTCGGCCGTGGTGCCCTGCGCCGCCTCGTCGTACGTCTTCCCGCTGTTCTCACCGTGCATCACGATGCCCCCCCGGCCTTGGCCTTTGCCTTCGGCCGTGCGCGTCGCGGACGCATCCAGACGATCGAGGCGAAGCCGGTTCCCTTCCTTGCTCATGCGCCGCAGCAGCCGTTGGAGGAAAGGCCTTATCGGAGGCGTCCGAAGATCCTGAAAGGCGCCCCCTCCGGGGGGAGTGCCGGGGACCGACTCAAAGCCGCCACGGGAAATGCGGGGCAGTCCGGTGGCAGGGTCCTGATCGATCCTGACCCCGCCGAGGCGGCGCGCGAGATCATCGCCTTTCTGCGTCAGATCGGTGTCTTGGCGCCTCCTGCGAAGGATCGCGCTCCGCCTTGAACGGCTGAACGCAAGAGACGAGACCATCACCGGCGCTGCGCCCCAACACTAAAGACGTCAACAGACATGCCCTACGATTCCGACGCCCTTCTCGCGACGATCCGCACCGGCGGCATCCAGGCAGATCTCCACGAGCATCCGCCGGTATTGACCGTGGAAGAAATGATGGAGGTCTGCGGCGACATCAAAGGGGCTCACACGAAGAACCTATTTCTGCGCGATGGCAAGAAGAACTATTTTCTGGTCACGCTTCCCCACGACGCCCGTCTCGACTTGAAGGCCCTTCGTCCAGTTCTGGGCGCGAAGGGCGGTTTATCCTTCGCTAGCGACGAGGCTCTTCGCGAGAAGCTCCACGTCATCAGCGGCGCGGTCTCTCCGCTCGCGGCCATGAACGACGCAGCGGGTATCGTGACCGTTTTCATCGAATCATCGCTCCTCGCCGAGGAGAGGATCAACGTTCATCCTCTGACGAGCGACAGGACACTCTCGATCAGGCCCGGTGATCTCGTCGACATCTTGACCGCCCACGGGCACGCCCCTCACGCCTTCGTGCTTTCGGTTTCGGAAGCCGTCACCGAGCCAGCCGATTTCTAGAGCAGGATCCGTTCATGGTGGAACAGATCCTGCTCCAGGTTTTTGATTGTGCCGTATTTTCTGCGACGAACCGGGATCCACTTCGTCGGAAAATGCTCTAGAGCAGGATCCGTTCAGCCTAGGTTGGACCCAACTCCCGAACATGTAAGACACCCCAGCAGGACTGATCGGCTCTCGGTCAGCGCCCGGAATTGTCAGAAAGGATACCCAGCATGAGCGAACGCATCATCCTTCGCGCCGGCGAAGCCCTCGTGGCGGGCGGTCCGCCCAACACCGCCTCCGAGCCCGAAGTCATCATCGGCGAGTTGGACGGGCCGGTCGGCACCGCCATCGCCACCCTCACGGGGGATCAGGTGGTCGGCCACTCGCGCGTCTTCGCCCTCCTGAATACCGACATCATGGTGCGCCCGGTGACGCTGTGTGTCTCCAAGGTCAGCGTCACGGAGTCGAAATACACCTCGATCCTGATGGGCACGGTGCAGTTCGCCATCGCCAACGGCGTGCTGGATGCGGTGCGGGCGGGCTACCTGCCGAAGGACCGGGTCAACGATCTCGGCATCATCTGCTCGGTCTGGCTGAGCCCCGGCGTGATCGAGGCGGAGACCGTCGACCACAAGGCGCTGTTCGAGATCCAGCGCAAGGGCATGACCGAGGCGATCCGCAAGGCCATGACCAACGAGCCGTCGATCGACTGGCTTTTGGAGAACCAGAACAAAATTATCCACAAATATTACCAGATGGGCCTTGATGGAAAGATTTAGAGCTGCCTTACGGTCATGGTCCTCATGATGGCCGTTGCAACGTCGGCGTGGGAGCCGGTCCTGAAGGCCCGGCTCCCACGCTGCCGTGTAATCGATCAGCTGTAGATGGGGAAGCGGCCGGTGAGGGCGTGGACCTCCTGCAGCACCTTCGCCTCGGCGGCGGCGTCGCCCGCCTCGCCCGCGCGGGCCAGCCCATCGAGCACCGCCACGATCAGCTCGCCCACCTTCTTGAACTCGGCGACCCCGAAGCCGCGGGAGGTCGCCGCCGGCGTGCCGAGGCGGATGCCCGAGGTCACGGTCGGCTTCTGCGGGTCGAACGGCACGCCGTTCTTGTTGCAGGTGATGCCGGCCCGCGACAGCGCCGCCTCGGCGGCCTTGCCGGTCAGGCTCTTGGGCCGCAGATCGACCAGCATCAGGTGGTTGTCGGTGCCGCCCGTGGTGATGGCAAAGCCGCCCGCGCTGATGGTGGCGGCCAGCGCCTTGGCGTTCTCGACCACCTGCTTGGTGTAGAGCTTGAACTCGGGCGTCAGCGCCTCGCCGAAGGCCACCGCCTTGGCGGCGATGACGTGCATCAGCGGGCCGCCCTGCAGGCCCGGGAACACCGCCGAGTTGATCTTCTTGGCCAGCGCCTCGTCGTTGGTCAGCACCATGCCGCCGCGCGGCCCGCGCAGGGTCTTGTGCGTCGTGGTGGTGACCACATGCGCATGCGGGAACGGCGAGGGATGCACCCCGCCCGCCACCAGGCCGGCGAAATGCGCCATGTCGACGAAGAACACCGCCCCGACGCTGTCGGCGATCGCGCGGAACTGCGCGAAGTCCCAGTGGCGCGGGTAGCCCGAGCCGCCGGCGATGATCAGCTTCGGCTTGTGCTCCGCGGCGAGCCGGGCGACCTGCTCCATGTCGATGCGCTGGTCCTCGCGGCGCACCGTGTAGGAGACCGGCTTGAACCACTTGCCCGACACGTTCGGGGGCGCGCCATGGGTCAGGTGGCCGCCCGCGGCGAGGTCGAGGCCGAGGAAGGTGTCGCCCGGCTGCATCGTCGCCATGAACACGGCCTGGTTGGCCTGGGAGCCGGAATTCGGCTGCACGTTGGCGAACTCGCAAGCAAACAGGCGCTTGGCGCGCTCGATGGCGAGATTCTCGGCGATGTCGACGAACTGGCAGCCGCCATAGTAGCGGCGGCCCGGATAGCCCTCCGCATACTTGTTGGTGAGCACCGAGCCCTGCGCC
Encoded here:
- a CDS encoding (Fe-S)-binding protein; its protein translation is MSYAFTGLVWAMAALALVQGLRRSALWRLGAAAPVDWLSGIAKLPRRYLVDVHHVVARDPYASRMHAVVAGGLIAASVLTAFALLPPLAGFRPYWALVALAFAVSAAGALLVGARRYPHRPKRLSGGRFQYLPVLLLAYTIGGTVTALLLAFDLAGIPVLALPLALAAIGGLGLAFEVRRGPMRHAVAGALHLVAHPRPGRFEGRPDTALQPLDLTAPRLGSEMPADFTWNRLLSFDACVQCGRCETACPAFAAGQPLNPKKLIQDLVAGLSPADPAYAGSPYPGVDEGPCPGSGGPLVRLVGSDAQIHPDTLWSCTTCRACVEECPMMIEHVDAIVSLRRHQTLELGALPEKAVAPIAELRAAGDAGGRPLAARTDFAAGLDLPVMADRGSADVLLWLGEGAYDLRYGRTLRALVKLLRQAGVDFAVLGAEECDTGDLARRLGDEATFQDLARRNTATLARYRFSKIVTADPHVLHALRNEYPHFGARYEVVHHTAFLLELVRQGKLVPGRLSDLSVTYHDPCYLGRYNGETEAPRNLLDTIGVERVEMARHGRRSMCCGGGGGAPVSDVQGERRIPDLRMAQAAETGAGVVAVACPTCTAMLEGVTDRKAEIRDVAELLLAAVEARS
- a CDS encoding electron transfer flavoprotein subunit beta — encoded protein: MKVAVLLSSGLHPVSGAPVVPKTEAQAIRMGQTLGEAYGLHAGPSADAVSDALGHGLAFVEHVETPRDADPVPFLIGRLSAAPPDVVLTGRRSQGGEETGLVPYVLARALSMTLVSDVVSVSSGATPGTLTVDQSLGRGALRRLVVRLPAVLTVHHDAPPALAFAFGRARRGRIQTIEAKPVPFLAHAPQQPLEERPYRRRPKILKGAPSGGSAGDRLKAATGNAGQSGGRVLIDPDPAEAAREIIAFLRQIGVLAPPAKDRAPP
- a CDS encoding formaldehyde-activating enzyme yields the protein MSERIILRAGEALVAGGPPNTASEPEVIIGELDGPVGTAIATLTGDQVVGHSRVFALLNTDIMVRPVTLCVSKVSVTESKYTSILMGTVQFAIANGVLDAVRAGYLPKDRVNDLGIICSVWLSPGVIEAETVDHKALFEIQRKGMTEAIRKAMTNEPSIDWLLENQNKIIHKYYQMGLDGKI
- a CDS encoding prolyl-tRNA synthetase associated domain-containing protein encodes the protein MPYDSDALLATIRTGGIQADLHEHPPVLTVEEMMEVCGDIKGAHTKNLFLRDGKKNYFLVTLPHDARLDLKALRPVLGAKGGLSFASDEALREKLHVISGAVSPLAAMNDAAGIVTVFIESSLLAEERINVHPLTSDRTLSIRPGDLVDILTAHGHAPHAFVLSVSEAVTEPADF
- a CDS encoding electron transfer flavoprotein subunit alpha/FixB family protein, with the translated sequence MMRIRRNPRAEREAAAVSGSPRARFDFGRRGSGGRLRRDPRQELATQSVRSGPRLRLDRSQRFLSGNPGANPVDRPEGPNRPEIVLVERPAFLVGVVPDAPGGRLSALDRQTIGAARLLAGRDGAVVVFAPPDCEPCGALGADRLLRLPECRAAHDPDAIVSAIHAAVQGLNPRHVLFPETVDGGDRARRLAVVSGESLFTDAELVSASSLLRAARGRRVEQRCAPARLITVAADAVAEYSGPPREAREIADGFPMANMPGDGGVITSQRIPADPATVPLGLADFVAAVGNGVTDLATFRRLAEALRATPGASRVMCDAGLMPRHSQVGASGTVLTATCYFALGISGAPQHLQGVAGCEHVVAVNTDLHAAMIERAGLAIVQDAQRVMPALLAALAQDNGGAA
- the glyA gene encoding serine hydroxymethyltransferase, which produces MSAGSAKTSLSNSFFSASLAEVDPELARAVDQELGRQQHEIELIASENIVSRAVLQAQGSVLTNKYAEGYPGRRYYGGCQFVDIAENLAIERAKRLFACEFANVQPNSGSQANQAVFMATMQPGDTFLGLDLAAGGHLTHGAPPNVSGKWFKPVSYTVRREDQRIDMEQVARLAAEHKPKLIIAGGSGYPRHWDFAQFRAIADSVGAVFFVDMAHFAGLVAGGVHPSPFPHAHVVTTTTHKTLRGPRGGMVLTNDEALAKKINSAVFPGLQGGPLMHVIAAKAVAFGEALTPEFKLYTKQVVENAKALAATISAGGFAITTGGTDNHLMLVDLRPKSLTGKAAEAALSRAGITCNKNGVPFDPQKPTVTSGIRLGTPAATSRGFGVAEFKKVGELIVAVLDGLARAGEAGDAAAEAKVLQEVHALTGRFPIYS